A genomic window from Deltaproteobacteria bacterium includes:
- a CDS encoding helix-turn-helix transcriptional regulator, protein MAISHQGVAPGTEFEVLTKTYLSQIRFLTRDIIRMERTHIFPVARTLIDAFASQWNLGLVDPARGQLKVRSGNRKIPLEGPIGVLLPSFSLVEWTIAPGLLRWTCFTGNEPLPRPLARPHFFSWNRCQPATREAVLAVALEQKNTTEIVMERFPEVTNPSNTSGALIKKLIDTRFKEDCKIQDIGDELQLDRSILSREFKRTYGISMIDYRTRLRLFEAIRLMGLGYDITDAVYDSGFSNPGQFIGHFKELLGTTPSEYKVGRTGRVVQPQC, encoded by the coding sequence ATGGCGATTTCGCACCAAGGCGTTGCTCCCGGCACAGAGTTCGAGGTCTTAACCAAAACATATCTGTCGCAAATTCGCTTTCTCACACGCGATATCATCCGTATGGAGCGCACGCATATTTTCCCTGTCGCACGCACACTGATTGACGCCTTTGCCTCGCAGTGGAACTTGGGCTTGGTTGATCCGGCTCGAGGTCAGCTGAAGGTACGTTCAGGAAATAGAAAGATCCCGCTTGAAGGCCCCATTGGCGTCCTACTTCCCTCCTTTTCACTTGTCGAATGGACCATTGCTCCGGGACTCCTGCGCTGGACCTGTTTCACCGGCAATGAACCGCTGCCTCGTCCTCTTGCGCGACCGCATTTTTTTAGCTGGAATCGATGCCAACCCGCCACTCGCGAAGCCGTCTTGGCGGTTGCTCTTGAGCAGAAAAACACCACCGAGATCGTCATGGAACGATTTCCCGAGGTGACAAACCCATCAAACACCAGTGGTGCGTTGATAAAAAAACTAATCGATACCCGGTTTAAAGAGGATTGTAAAATTCAGGATATAGGAGATGAGTTGCAGCTGGATCGCTCGATCTTGTCGCGCGAATTCAAACGAACCTATGGAATATCGATGATTGACTACCGCACTCGACTTCGTCTGTTTGAAGCGATTCGTCTAATGGGCCTTGGATATGATATTACCGATGCTGTGTACGACTCCGGATTTTCCAACCCCGGCCAGTTTATTGGTCACTTCAAGGAACTTCTCGGTACAACCCCGAGTGAATATAAGGTGGGACGGACTGGCCGCGTCGTTCAACCGCAGTGCTAG